A genome region from Pygocentrus nattereri isolate fPygNat1 chromosome 6, fPygNat1.pri, whole genome shotgun sequence includes the following:
- the cdca7a gene encoding cell division cycle-associated protein 7a has product MRTKRQQPPPPTRMNLRSYRNSSLVPIETSSSSSSSSSDDSCDSFGSDGFATTKRPVRQTRSSAKTGKVFRGPTVSEEEACSGFEENDFSNQMNTLKMDSDSDSLEPLKRPRRSFTLRVAMKFPAKKKGNQKKSTSPQAAPQPKDPESDSDEEENFVAKRALNIKENKAMLAKLMAELNKVPGLFPRRMSLPLTNTPRRVPRRSLETPGLRRKNPERTSRPHTRSRSLVDGPPTPPEEESEDKFGLVRRNRYSEDDDYEPEPRRRRTYTGVLAIPHVVRPVEEITQAELDNICFNVREKVYNRSTGSTCHQCRQKTTDTKTNCRNPECVGVRGQFCGPCLRNRYGEEVRDALLDPEWRCPPCRGICNCSFCRAREGRCATGVLVYLAKYHGYDNVHAYLNSLKKELEESE; this is encoded by the exons ATGCGCACCAAG AGACAGCagccccctccccccaccaGAATGAACCTGAGGAGTTATCGAAACTCTTCTCTGGTTCCTATAGAgacctcttcctcctcttcatcctcttcCTCAGACGACAGCTGCGACAGCTTCGGCTCTGATGGCTTTGCGACTACG AAGAGGCCTGTGAGACAAACAAGAAGCTCAGCTAAGACAGGGAAAGTTTTCAGAGGCCCCACAGTGTCTGAGGAGGAAGCTTGCAGTGGCTTTGAGGAGAATGacttcagtaatcagatgaATACCCTG AAAATGGATTCTGACTCAGATTCTTTAGAGCCTTTGAAAAGACCTCGTCGCTCCTTCACCCTTAGAGTGGCTATGAAGTtcccagcaaaaaaaaaaggcaatcaGAAGAAGTCGACGAGTCCTCAGGCTGCTCCTCAACCCAAAGACCCAGAGTCCGACTCAGATGAGGAGGAGAACTTTGTTGCGAAGAGAGCACTCAATATTAAAGAGAACAAGGCTATG CTGGCAAAGCTAATGGCAGAGTTGAACAAAGTTCCTGGTCTCTTCCCTAGGAGGATGTCTCTACCATTGACCAATACG CCTCGGCGTGTTCCTCGCCGTTCTCTGGAAACACCTGGACTTCGGAGAAAGAATCCTGAACGTACATCACGGCCTCACACTCGCTCCCGTTCACTGGTGGATGGTCCCCCCACTCCTCCTGAAGAAGAGTCTGAGGACAAGTTTGGCCTGGTTCGCAGGAACAGATACAGCGAAGACGATGATTATGAACCA GAGCCGCGCCGTCGACGCACCTACACCGGTGTTCTTGCCATCCCCCATGTGGTAAGACCTGTGGAAGAGATTACCCAGGCAGAACTGGACAATATCTGCTTTAATGTCAGAGAGAAGGTCTACAACCGCAGCACT GGTTCCACCTGTCACCAATGTCGTCAGAAGACAACAGATACCAAGACTAATTGCCGCAACCCAGAGTGTGTAGGGGTCAGGGGGCAGTTCTGTGGACCTTGTCTGCGGAACCGTTATGGAGAGGAAGTCCGGGATGCTCTGCTGGACCCG GAGTGGCGTTGCCCGCCATGCAGAGGCATTTGTAACTGCAGCTTCTGCAGGGCCAGAGAAGGTCGTTGTGCTACAGGTGTGCTGGTCTATCTGGCAAAGTACCATGGCTATGACAATGTTCATGCTTACCTGAACAG CCTGAAGAAGGAGTTGGAGGAGAGCGAGTGA